The following coding sequences are from one Leptolyngbya sp. NIES-3755 window:
- a CDS encoding hypothetical protein (similar to AA sequence:cyanobase_aa:LBDG_41650), which yields MGNRSTYTLSSSPQTVGSRLPLLPWLYRVIGIPHTHLQVRLRGNNLYILAEGRNRPDRSLIFTHLVRAFSKTEIETLLPPSQPKIYQVILYGRKIGESRPHWADVIHLAQLDRYLENLDDPKSEVTVAIELANLGMARRGRPDAIARYLSESLTSLGVAVRASVKSAALPEEAGMPQTANLSSVLSSTASLTPQALLNRLWVVCESAYSPDATLLTETIAQKLRDLELDGFRDAIVFSRVRGETEPEWVLRVDLTPPQEMLKDWARWGDIEALTRLMNNAVRDQGVEISATLMDITLHVTAQRENPPEKQRLFAAIAPLIDTIAPQGIHSMAVYGLSGSPNPMPHLSIPDSPVWVQWMDLPAKEHRALSESTRELAKQGDLSAIAFLLTRQLNPNLDHQLSTGGIRLQIRQKEDLLHIMTDAPICPSQSQVGAKVAKYIRGLNLPEVQGVRVYGRRSGQKRPLWSYGVDFLTRDSFIPEATPEFAASDAYVGDLLTKEPGALTVPEFEETEPSAWDRIVEALQGTLARTRIFTIESETAPNTARATQSTVPSEAKAAIVWGILGLLLTVQADWLLGQFVKPLLASKPAPTASPAPQPQEQMTLPQLSLQKTPGFESIGSGFTQSGSTLLTPGSGSTALLASPLRPKAAIDTSRSPYPTFNAPQLDEKFILYRQYVAQNGAPDVLIVGSSRAMRGIDPVVLEQTLATQGYPGMRVFNFGINGATVQVVDLVVRRLLASEKQPRLILFADGLRAFNDGRPDVTFNAIASSPGFRKLPEIAVESAPNPTQAFTKPLETLARTQTTVADRYQSFNDQLLQQVGQLSTVWSDRNKLQTLLKSSLTFSSIASSEPDPESTIEGAGLIDINGFLPISNRFNPVTYYQKFSRVPGESDADYADFNLDGVQTQALRSLAQYTKSQDIPLVVVNLPLTEQYLDPYRREREQQFQQHLMRLSGELGFTYRDLLENWKNTPDFFSDPSHLNRYGAYAVAAHLGKDPLIPWRKR from the coding sequence ATGGGGAATCGATCGACATATACGCTCTCTTCGTCGCCACAAACCGTGGGATCACGTCTGCCATTGTTGCCGTGGCTCTATCGCGTGATCGGGATTCCTCACACTCATCTCCAAGTCCGACTACGCGGAAACAATCTCTATATCTTAGCGGAAGGTCGCAATCGTCCGGATCGATCGCTGATTTTTACGCATCTCGTTCGTGCTTTTTCCAAGACAGAGATCGAGACGCTGCTTCCTCCGTCTCAGCCGAAAATTTATCAAGTCATTCTCTACGGGCGAAAAATCGGTGAGTCGCGTCCTCATTGGGCAGACGTGATTCATTTGGCACAACTCGATCGATATCTAGAAAATCTTGATGATCCTAAATCCGAAGTGACGGTCGCGATCGAGCTTGCGAATTTAGGCATGGCACGACGAGGACGACCCGATGCGATCGCTCGTTATTTGAGTGAATCTCTGACTTCGCTAGGTGTGGCGGTAAGAGCGAGTGTGAAATCAGCCGCATTACCCGAAGAAGCAGGAATGCCCCAAACTGCGAACCTATCCTCGGTGTTGAGTAGTACGGCTTCTCTGACTCCTCAAGCCTTGTTAAATCGATTGTGGGTTGTGTGTGAATCAGCATACAGTCCAGATGCGACTCTGCTGACCGAAACGATCGCGCAAAAACTTCGAGATTTGGAATTAGACGGGTTTCGAGATGCGATCGTCTTTAGTCGCGTTCGGGGTGAGACGGAACCCGAATGGGTGCTGAGAGTTGATCTGACTCCACCCCAAGAAATGCTCAAAGATTGGGCGCGGTGGGGAGATATAGAAGCGCTCACTCGATTGATGAATAATGCAGTGCGAGATCAAGGCGTTGAAATTTCTGCGACGTTGATGGATATTACACTGCATGTGACGGCACAGCGAGAAAATCCACCAGAAAAGCAGCGACTCTTTGCCGCGATCGCACCTTTGATCGACACGATCGCGCCTCAAGGCATTCATTCAATGGCGGTTTATGGTCTGAGCGGTTCACCGAATCCAATGCCCCATCTCTCGATTCCGGATTCCCCGGTGTGGGTGCAGTGGATGGATCTACCCGCGAAGGAACATCGTGCGCTTTCGGAATCGACTAGAGAACTCGCAAAACAAGGAGATTTAAGTGCGATCGCATTTCTCCTCACTCGCCAATTGAATCCGAATCTCGATCACCAGCTTTCGACAGGTGGAATTCGACTGCAAATCCGACAGAAAGAAGATTTGCTCCACATCATGACCGATGCCCCAATTTGTCCGTCTCAGAGTCAAGTGGGAGCAAAAGTCGCCAAATATATTCGTGGATTGAATCTTCCAGAAGTTCAAGGAGTCCGAGTTTACGGCAGACGATCGGGACAAAAACGCCCGCTCTGGAGTTATGGCGTAGATTTCTTAACAAGAGATAGCTTTATTCCCGAAGCCACGCCCGAATTTGCCGCTTCTGATGCATATGTCGGTGATTTGCTGACGAAAGAACCAGGAGCGCTTACCGTTCCCGAATTTGAAGAGACAGAACCCTCTGCTTGGGATCGAATCGTCGAAGCGCTTCAAGGCACACTAGCGCGGACGCGAATTTTTACGATCGAATCCGAAACCGCTCCGAACACGGCAAGAGCCACCCAGTCTACAGTTCCAAGTGAAGCCAAAGCCGCGATCGTCTGGGGAATTCTCGGACTGTTGCTGACCGTTCAAGCCGATTGGCTCTTAGGTCAATTCGTTAAACCGTTACTCGCATCGAAGCCTGCTCCAACCGCGTCTCCCGCTCCGCAGCCTCAAGAACAAATGACGCTGCCACAACTTTCCCTGCAAAAAACACCTGGATTCGAGTCAATTGGTTCAGGCTTTACCCAATCTGGCTCGACTTTACTCACTCCTGGATCAGGTTCGACAGCTTTACTTGCCTCGCCCTTGAGACCGAAAGCCGCGATCGACACGTCTCGATCGCCTTACCCCACTTTCAACGCGCCTCAGTTAGACGAAAAATTCATTCTCTATCGTCAATACGTGGCTCAAAATGGTGCACCCGATGTTCTGATCGTCGGAAGTTCTCGTGCAATGCGTGGGATTGATCCAGTCGTTCTCGAACAAACGCTGGCAACTCAAGGCTATCCTGGAATGCGCGTGTTTAACTTTGGAATCAATGGCGCAACGGTGCAAGTCGTAGATCTTGTTGTGCGGCGATTGTTAGCTTCAGAAAAACAGCCGAGATTGATTCTATTTGCAGATGGTTTGAGAGCGTTTAACGATGGACGACCGGATGTGACCTTTAACGCGATCGCATCTTCGCCTGGTTTCCGTAAGCTGCCAGAAATCGCCGTTGAATCTGCTCCGAATCCGACTCAAGCCTTTACGAAACCGCTAGAAACTCTCGCTCGAACTCAAACAACCGTCGCCGATCGCTATCAGTCATTCAATGATCAACTTTTGCAGCAAGTCGGTCAACTCTCAACCGTTTGGAGCGATCGCAATAAGCTACAAACCTTACTCAAGAGCAGTTTAACGTTTAGCTCGATCGCGAGTTCTGAACCTGATCCAGAATCTACGATCGAAGGTGCTGGCTTAATCGACATCAATGGATTTTTGCCAATCTCGAATCGATTCAATCCGGTGACGTACTATCAGAAATTTTCGAGAGTTCCTGGAGAAAGCGATGCCGATTATGCAGATTTCAATTTAGACGGTGTACAAACTCAGGCACTACGATCGCTGGCTCAATACACGAAGTCGCAAGACATTCCGCTCGTTGTGGTCAATTTACCGCTAACTGAGCAATATCTTGATCCGTATCGTCGGGAACGTGAGCAACAATTCCAGCAGCACTTGATGAGACTGTCTGGAGAATTAGGCTTTACTTATCGCGATTTGCTAGAAAACTGGAAGAATACGCCTGACTTCTTCTCTGATCCAAGCCACTTAAACCGATATGGGGCTTATGCGGTTGCAGCACATCTCGGAAAAGATCCGCTCATTCCCTGGAGGAAACGATAA
- a CDS encoding unknown protein (similar to AA sequence:cyanobase_aa:asl8027) → MEKIQLRQHTGKDGVLHLEIPTGLIEREIEVVITYQQLEETDNSLEQLYGICADNPIVIDEEGISESLDDDMVGAFQ, encoded by the coding sequence ATGGAAAAGATTCAACTCCGCCAGCACACTGGAAAAGATGGCGTTCTACATTTAGAAATTCCGACGGGACTGATCGAGCGAGAAATTGAAGTGGTGATTACTTACCAGCAATTAGAAGAAACGGATAACTCCCTAGAGCAACTGTATGGGATTTGCGCCGACAATCCAATCGTGATCGATGAAGAAGGCATTTCCGAAAGCCTTGATGATGATATGGTCGGAGCGTTTCAATAG
- a CDS encoding virulence-associated protein VapC (ab initio prediction:Prodigal:2.6;~similar to AA sequence:cyanobase_aa:all8026), translated as MRYLLDTNVCVMYLNGRSTSIRNRLLSIPSDEIAVCSIVKAELFYGAMRSNNPTQTLNRQQQFLNRFVSLPFEDQAARISGQIRAQLAINATPIGTFDLQIAAIALLHDLILVTHNAREFERVEGLQIEDWEN; from the coding sequence ATGCGCTATCTGTTGGATACAAATGTCTGTGTGATGTATTTGAATGGTCGATCGACCTCAATTCGCAACCGATTGCTTTCAATTCCATCTGATGAAATTGCTGTTTGCTCGATCGTCAAAGCTGAATTATTCTATGGCGCAATGCGAAGCAACAATCCAACGCAAACCCTGAATCGCCAACAGCAATTTCTCAATCGATTTGTCTCACTCCCTTTTGAGGACCAAGCTGCCCGAATTTCTGGACAAATCCGGGCGCAGCTTGCAATCAACGCAACTCCGATCGGCACTTTTGATCTTCAGATCGCAGCGATCGCGTTATTGCACGATTTAATTTTGGTAACGCACAACGCACGCGAGTTTGAGCGAGTTGAAGGATTACAAATCGAAGATTGGGAAAACTAG
- a CDS encoding hypothetical protein (similar to AA sequence:cyanobase_aa:LBDG_45970), protein MLLRRSLFTTLAALSLVAAPELSISTPRVFAQPAPVAVPEVARSQSIASILPAETLGVVMVNTQDDRWKELSQFSLFPNNFSFPGAIFYPTESGTSFAKDIQPWLGDQFGLALLSAKSLVTVSSVKDQAALEQYITLLKGTRTKAPKEIQYKGATILEFQPEERTGTKTELDFYPEKEQKRPKQPPTPRPDQQPRTVSIPVPKFAIAVLPGYFVNADSADAIKEMLDGQGKLIENPKYQKLANNPKAAQSILMLYGKYVEAFRAINEMQKAQLEELRKLNPNAPAFPDFSIDPEMADPLAKFYDTAEGYIWAESTGLRAQFALTLKQAVPADLLASLTTRNEILQRLPEVNYMVANSQNLALYWRTLTLGLESKPSWKTALDQARTSMQQIFGVDDRDLLPWMNGEYVVFAYPTRRGFIPATFPNMDIALGMMVQTDDRAAAETALNKFTSFATSRLGKPSVQQGTIAGQPFTNYGAVQQGRSLNVFSHGWTDQNTLLMLFGGGAVSEFSPAPTRNLTQTANFKSAIEPFPNANLGYLYVNQGALMSFVNTALLPAFLGRSAQGNPFVTQIQDSLGSIRSISGASSITDDRVQFEGFLSLSPRLRR, encoded by the coding sequence ATGTTGCTAAGACGTTCTTTGTTTACAACGCTCGCAGCGCTGAGTCTAGTTGCTGCGCCCGAATTATCGATTTCGACTCCTAGAGTGTTTGCTCAACCTGCACCTGTTGCCGTTCCTGAAGTGGCTCGATCGCAGTCGATCGCGTCGATTCTTCCGGCAGAAACGCTCGGTGTGGTCATGGTCAATACCCAAGACGATCGCTGGAAAGAGTTGAGCCAATTCAGTCTATTCCCGAACAATTTCTCGTTTCCAGGTGCAATCTTTTATCCGACTGAAAGCGGAACCAGTTTTGCGAAAGATATTCAGCCCTGGTTGGGAGATCAATTTGGACTCGCGTTGCTGTCTGCGAAGAGTTTGGTGACAGTTTCATCAGTGAAAGATCAAGCTGCATTGGAGCAATATATCACCCTTCTCAAAGGAACACGCACGAAAGCGCCAAAAGAAATTCAGTACAAAGGTGCAACCATTCTGGAGTTTCAACCAGAAGAGCGAACTGGAACAAAAACCGAGCTTGATTTCTACCCTGAGAAAGAACAAAAGCGACCAAAACAACCGCCCACACCTAGACCTGATCAACAACCTAGAACAGTATCGATCCCAGTTCCAAAATTCGCGATCGCTGTTCTCCCCGGTTATTTTGTCAATGCGGATTCTGCCGATGCGATCAAAGAAATGCTCGATGGACAAGGAAAACTCATCGAGAATCCGAAGTATCAGAAATTGGCGAACAATCCGAAAGCCGCTCAGTCGATTCTGATGCTGTACGGCAAATACGTTGAAGCTTTCAGAGCCATCAACGAAATGCAGAAAGCGCAACTCGAAGAACTTAGAAAACTGAATCCTAATGCTCCAGCCTTCCCGGATTTCTCGATCGATCCAGAAATGGCTGATCCGCTGGCTAAGTTTTACGACACCGCAGAAGGTTACATCTGGGCAGAATCGACTGGACTCCGCGCCCAATTTGCACTCACCCTTAAGCAAGCTGTTCCAGCAGATTTATTAGCGTCGCTCACCACTCGCAACGAGATTCTACAACGCTTGCCCGAAGTCAATTACATGGTGGCAAACAGTCAGAATTTAGCGCTGTATTGGCGCACGTTAACGCTCGGATTAGAATCGAAGCCTTCCTGGAAAACTGCATTAGATCAAGCAAGAACATCAATGCAGCAAATCTTCGGAGTAGACGATCGAGATCTGCTTCCTTGGATGAACGGAGAATATGTTGTCTTTGCTTATCCCACAAGACGAGGCTTCATTCCCGCCACGTTTCCAAACATGGATATTGCGCTCGGCATGATGGTGCAAACCGACGATCGAGCCGCCGCAGAAACCGCATTGAACAAGTTCACCTCATTTGCGACTTCACGACTCGGAAAGCCATCCGTTCAACAAGGCACGATCGCAGGTCAGCCGTTTACGAACTATGGAGCCGTTCAACAAGGTCGATCGCTGAATGTCTTTAGCCACGGTTGGACAGATCAAAACACATTGCTGATGTTGTTTGGGGGTGGTGCAGTGAGCGAATTTAGTCCAGCCCCGACGCGGAATTTGACCCAAACGGCGAATTTCAAATCCGCGATCGAGCCTTTCCCGAATGCGAATCTGGGCTATCTCTATGTGAATCAAGGCGCATTGATGTCCTTTGTGAATACTGCACTGTTGCCTGCGTTCCTGGGTCGATCGGCTCAAGGAAATCCGTTTGTGACTCAAATTCAAGACAGCTTGGGCAGTATTCGCAGTATCAGCGGTGCAAGTTCGATTACAGACGATCGAGTTCAGTTTGAGGGCTTTTTATCGCTTTCCCCACGGTTGAGAAGATAG